In a genomic window of Variovorax paradoxus:
- a CDS encoding M48 family metalloprotease, whose protein sequence is MDPLVYPRERTLGAITLVLGLLVWLALLVGTFGFLLLYLLMGFIGYCFAHSALIAWIKGTGVKLSPTQLPELHARFEACCARLGIATPPEAYLLHGDGMFNAFATRFLGRDFVILLSDVVDAMEPQPDGINFYIGHELGHIRRKHLTGHFWRAPVLWLPLLGAAYARAKEYTCDLHGAACCEQLDSAPRALLALAAGAHQWRNVDMNAYAAQSRANAGFWGSFHEVVGGYPWLTKRVARAIDPAARLPERNPAAYLLGLFVPYAGRAGGGALGILVTVAVIGILAAVAIPAYQDYQSRAVVAQAWASGAPVRLALAEYYREKEEIPESLEAAGVRETLPDGTALRLDSDTMVVEVQTASGTLLMEPAPSGDGLRWTCGAGEGLAEKALPASCK, encoded by the coding sequence ATGGATCCTCTGGTCTATCCGCGCGAGCGCACGCTCGGCGCGATCACGCTCGTGCTCGGCCTGCTGGTCTGGCTGGCCCTCCTGGTGGGCACGTTCGGCTTCCTGCTGCTCTACCTGCTGATGGGTTTCATCGGCTACTGCTTCGCGCACTCGGCGCTGATCGCCTGGATCAAGGGCACCGGCGTGAAGCTCTCGCCGACCCAGCTGCCCGAGCTGCATGCGCGCTTCGAGGCCTGCTGCGCCCGGCTCGGCATCGCCACGCCGCCCGAGGCCTACCTGCTTCACGGCGACGGCATGTTCAACGCCTTCGCCACCCGCTTCCTCGGCCGCGACTTCGTGATCCTGCTGTCGGACGTGGTCGACGCCATGGAGCCGCAGCCCGACGGCATCAACTTCTACATCGGCCACGAGCTCGGCCACATCCGGCGCAAGCACCTCACGGGCCATTTCTGGCGCGCGCCGGTGCTGTGGCTGCCGCTGCTGGGCGCGGCCTATGCGCGCGCCAAGGAATACACCTGCGACCTGCACGGCGCCGCCTGCTGCGAGCAGCTCGATTCCGCGCCGCGCGCGCTGCTCGCGCTGGCCGCCGGCGCGCACCAGTGGCGCAACGTCGACATGAACGCCTACGCGGCGCAGTCGCGCGCCAATGCCGGCTTCTGGGGCTCGTTCCACGAAGTGGTCGGCGGCTATCCCTGGCTCACCAAGCGCGTGGCGCGCGCCATCGATCCGGCCGCGCGGCTGCCCGAGCGCAACCCCGCGGCCTACCTGCTGGGCCTGTTCGTGCCGTACGCGGGCCGCGCCGGTGGCGGCGCGCTCGGCATCCTGGTGACGGTGGCCGTGATCGGCATCCTGGCCGCGGTGGCGATTCCCGCCTACCAGGACTACCAGTCGCGCGCGGTGGTCGCGCAGGCCTGGGCCAGCGGCGCGCCGGTGCGGCTCGCGCTCGCCGAGTACTACCGCGAGAAGGAGGAGATCCCCGAGAGCCTCGAGGCCGCGGGCGTGCGCGAGACCCTGCCCGACGGCACCGCGCTGCGGCTCGACAGCGACACCATGGTGGTCGAGGTGCAGACCGCGAGTGGCACGCTGCTGATGGAGCCCGCGCCCTCGGGCGACGGCCTGCGCTGGACCTGCGGCGCCGGCGAGGGCCTGGCCGAGAAGGCCCTGCCCGCGAGCTGCAAGTAG
- a CDS encoding citrate synthase → MTRSSPWLPAAEALALMQVRPQTLYAGVSRGRIRAKPDAADPRRSLYHRDDVQRLAARAQGRRSSEAVASEAIQWGEPVLPSAVSTVAGGRLWYRGQDACALSIEATLEDVAGLLWECAPPRLSSDEATARDGMPPLQAGLRALAMRAAVDPPSRGRSPQALRAEAAEVVGTLADALIGKVPANAAAQPLHARLAAAWRRPRAAAQLRRALVLLADHELNASTFAARVTASTGASIAACLLTGLATLTGPLHGGAARAVQALVRQAEQSSADTAAREWLAHDRPLAAFGHPLYPAGDVRCAALLEGIELPPAFADLREAGERLVGEPVNIDFALAALAAVHKLPADAPLVLFALARSVGWTAHVLEQAATGHLIRPRARYTGPAVSID, encoded by the coding sequence ATGACCCGCTCCTCGCCCTGGCTTCCCGCCGCCGAAGCGCTCGCCCTGATGCAGGTGCGGCCCCAGACCCTCTACGCCGGCGTGAGCCGCGGCCGCATCCGCGCCAAGCCCGATGCCGCCGACCCGCGGCGCAGCCTCTACCACCGCGACGACGTGCAGCGGCTCGCGGCGCGCGCGCAGGGGCGGCGCAGCAGCGAGGCGGTGGCGAGCGAGGCGATCCAGTGGGGCGAGCCGGTGCTGCCCTCGGCCGTGTCGACCGTGGCCGGCGGGCGGCTCTGGTACCGCGGGCAGGACGCCTGCGCGCTGTCGATCGAGGCCACGCTCGAGGACGTCGCGGGCCTGCTGTGGGAGTGCGCGCCGCCGCGCCTTTCTTCCGATGAAGCCACCGCGCGCGACGGCATGCCGCCGCTGCAGGCGGGCCTGCGCGCGCTCGCCATGCGCGCGGCGGTCGACCCGCCCTCGCGCGGCCGCTCGCCGCAGGCCCTGCGCGCCGAGGCCGCCGAAGTGGTGGGCACGCTCGCCGACGCGCTGATCGGCAAGGTGCCCGCGAATGCCGCCGCGCAGCCGCTGCATGCGCGCCTCGCCGCGGCCTGGCGCCGGCCGCGCGCGGCTGCGCAACTGCGTCGCGCGCTGGTGCTGCTGGCCGACCACGAACTCAATGCCTCGACCTTCGCGGCGCGCGTGACGGCCTCCACCGGCGCCTCGATCGCGGCCTGCCTGCTGACCGGCCTTGCAACGCTGACCGGCCCGCTGCATGGCGGCGCGGCGCGCGCGGTGCAGGCGCTGGTGCGGCAAGCCGAGCAGTCGAGCGCCGACACGGCCGCGCGCGAATGGCTCGCGCACGACCGGCCGCTCGCGGCCTTCGGCCATCCGCTCTATCCGGCCGGCGATGTGCGCTGCGCCGCGCTGCTCGAAGGCATCGAACTGCCGCCGGCCTTCGCGGACCTGCGCGAGGCCGGCGAGCGCCTGGTGGGCGAGCCCGTCAACATCGACTTCGCGCTGGCCGCGCTCGCGGCCGTGCACAAACTGCCGGCCGACGCGCCGCTGGTGCTGTTCGCGCTCGCGCGCAGCGTGGGCTGGACCGCGCATGTGCTCGAGCAGGCGGCCACGGGGCACCTGATACGGCCAAGGGCGCGCTACACGGGGCCTGCGGTCTCAATCGACTGA
- a CDS encoding tripartite tricarboxylate transporter substrate binding protein BugD encodes MKKLLALTAIAAVAIGAHAQDYPSGKPISIVVPFAAGGPTDRVARDLAEALRKPLGGASVVIDNVPGAGSSIGAAKVARAAPDGYTLLLNHIAMSTIPTLVRNVPFKVESDFEYLGIINDVPMTLIAKPSLPANNYKELTDWIGANKGKINLGNAGVGSASHLCGLLYQSAMKTEMTPVPYKGTAPAITDLIGGQIDLLCDQTTNTSPQIEGKKVKAYAVTTPKRLTVPLLKDLPTLQESGLKDFQVTIWHGLYAPKGTPAPVLKKINDALKVALKDPDFLKKEEALGAVVAVDGRIEPDGHKKFVQAEIAKWSPIIKAAGVYAD; translated from the coding sequence ATGAAAAAACTGCTAGCCCTGACGGCGATCGCCGCTGTCGCCATCGGCGCCCACGCCCAGGACTACCCGAGCGGCAAGCCCATCAGCATCGTGGTGCCCTTTGCCGCCGGCGGCCCGACCGACCGCGTCGCGCGCGACCTGGCCGAGGCGCTGCGCAAGCCGCTCGGCGGCGCCAGCGTGGTGATCGACAACGTGCCCGGCGCGGGCAGCTCGATCGGCGCGGCCAAGGTGGCGCGCGCGGCACCGGACGGCTACACGCTGCTGCTCAACCACATCGCGATGTCGACCATCCCGACGCTGGTGCGCAACGTGCCGTTCAAGGTCGAGAGCGACTTCGAGTACCTGGGCATCATCAACGACGTGCCGATGACGCTGATCGCCAAGCCCAGCCTGCCGGCCAACAACTACAAGGAACTGACCGACTGGATCGGCGCCAACAAGGGCAAGATCAACCTCGGCAACGCGGGCGTGGGCTCGGCCTCGCACCTGTGCGGCCTGCTCTACCAGAGCGCGATGAAGACCGAGATGACGCCCGTGCCCTACAAGGGAACGGCCCCCGCCATCACCGACCTGATCGGCGGCCAGATCGACCTCTTGTGCGACCAGACCACCAACACCTCGCCGCAGATCGAGGGCAAGAAGGTCAAGGCCTATGCCGTGACCACGCCCAAGCGCCTGACGGTGCCGCTGCTCAAGGACCTGCCCACGCTGCAGGAGTCGGGCCTGAAGGACTTCCAGGTCACGATCTGGCACGGCCTGTACGCGCCCAAGGGCACGCCGGCACCGGTGCTCAAGAAGATCAACGACGCGCTGAAGGTCGCGCTCAAGGACCCCGACTTCCTGAAGAAGGAAGAAGCGCTGGGCGCCGTGGTCGCGGTCGACGGCCGCATCGAGCCCGATGGCCACAAGAAGTTCGTGCAGGCCGAGATCGCCAAGTGGAGCCCGATCATCAAGGCCGCCGGCGTCTACGCCGACTGA
- a CDS encoding carboxypeptidase regulatory-like domain-containing protein produces the protein MPRSARRIPLALSAMTLALLAACGGGGGGGGGFPFIPPASSGGDTTPPPAAGTTLSGTAATGAPFAGATLTVFDRTGAKVCEVRTGDDGSYSCTLPAGTQAPLVIQAVRDDLVLYSTTASSATGTANVTPLTTVVVSRLAPGGDPAKLLEAVQANAGTVTASTIGAQVKQLLDALQPLLSALGTTIDPIGGAFRADGTGQDRVLDTLSVSVRPDGSAASIEITVKSLPAGDDSAPVSLVFRSGDAQIAPLPAIPAEAVQPPPTPQMVQALLERLNACYAVPLAQRVNSTINGDGNAYGDASNVVAPACRTLFVGDDPANFVSFGARIGRVESGARRSFESLFRAGPTNLKHDRGNFEYFYANGDIALTYRWTDVLGNTDNDVFNARIVDGALKLVGNENAYRASVRPHLDMKDFLKHQNLVFHSVGYTISVDNRRDAEGSPLFSKVVATSTALPGRALVLVPNGNVTSLVLTADGTASGAPLASPVWRMAAQYRDAAQAGSPSDIDSGNLFAAPAFTDAQLAALPDQAVWRLEFFHANSERPNVVQYARTFSRVPTIAEARAAALVELTPALRAELLEETRNTGRGLVFPAIDPNDPSSNNVDFSAAGNTDGWSVPSGAYAPISLGIFGRSPGGTARYSESVTLRSNLRKVIAYCQPSGAQDTHCAPGTGSNRQYAQGTSISNFVFTARTPRLVDQRRSFELWTVTQP, from the coding sequence ATGCCCCGTAGCGCAAGAAGAATTCCCCTGGCCCTGTCCGCGATGACCCTCGCGCTGCTCGCCGCCTGCGGCGGCGGTGGCGGGGGTGGAGGCGGCTTCCCCTTCATCCCGCCGGCCTCTTCCGGCGGCGACACCACGCCTCCGCCCGCGGCCGGCACCACGCTCAGCGGCACGGCCGCCACCGGCGCGCCCTTCGCGGGCGCCACGCTCACCGTGTTCGACCGGACCGGCGCCAAGGTCTGCGAGGTCCGCACGGGAGACGACGGCAGCTACAGCTGCACGCTGCCGGCCGGCACCCAGGCGCCGCTCGTGATCCAGGCGGTGCGCGACGACCTCGTGCTCTACAGCACCACCGCCAGCAGCGCCACCGGCACCGCCAACGTCACGCCGCTGACCACCGTGGTGGTGTCGCGGCTCGCGCCCGGCGGCGATCCCGCGAAGCTGCTCGAGGCGGTGCAGGCGAATGCCGGCACGGTCACGGCAAGCACCATCGGCGCGCAGGTCAAGCAGCTGCTCGATGCGCTGCAGCCGTTGCTGAGCGCGCTGGGCACCACCATCGATCCGATCGGCGGCGCCTTCCGCGCCGACGGCACCGGCCAGGACCGCGTGCTCGACACGCTCAGCGTCTCGGTGCGCCCCGACGGCAGCGCCGCCAGCATCGAGATCACCGTCAAGTCGCTGCCCGCCGGCGACGACAGCGCGCCGGTGTCGCTGGTGTTCCGCAGCGGCGACGCGCAGATCGCGCCCCTGCCCGCGATCCCCGCCGAGGCCGTGCAGCCGCCGCCCACGCCGCAGATGGTGCAGGCGCTGCTCGAGCGCCTCAACGCCTGCTATGCGGTGCCGCTCGCGCAGCGCGTGAACAGCACCATCAACGGCGACGGCAATGCCTACGGCGACGCCTCGAACGTGGTCGCGCCGGCCTGCCGCACGCTGTTCGTCGGCGACGACCCGGCCAACTTCGTCTCGTTCGGCGCGCGCATCGGCCGCGTCGAGAGCGGCGCGCGCCGTTCCTTCGAGAGCCTGTTCCGCGCCGGCCCGACCAACCTCAAGCACGACCGCGGCAACTTCGAGTACTTCTACGCCAACGGCGACATCGCGCTCACCTACCGCTGGACCGACGTGCTCGGCAACACCGACAACGACGTCTTCAACGCACGCATCGTCGATGGCGCGCTCAAGCTGGTCGGCAACGAGAACGCCTACCGTGCCAGCGTGCGGCCGCACCTGGACATGAAGGACTTCCTCAAGCACCAGAACCTGGTGTTCCATTCGGTCGGCTACACCATCAGCGTCGACAACCGGCGCGACGCCGAAGGCAGCCCGCTGTTCTCGAAGGTGGTGGCGACCTCGACCGCGCTGCCGGGCCGCGCGCTGGTGCTGGTGCCCAACGGCAACGTGACCTCGCTGGTGCTCACGGCCGACGGCACGGCCAGCGGTGCACCGCTGGCCTCGCCGGTGTGGCGCATGGCGGCGCAGTACCGCGATGCCGCGCAGGCCGGCAGCCCGTCCGACATCGACAGCGGCAACCTGTTCGCCGCGCCGGCCTTCACCGACGCGCAACTCGCCGCGCTGCCCGACCAGGCCGTCTGGCGTCTCGAGTTCTTCCATGCCAACAGCGAGCGGCCCAACGTGGTCCAGTACGCGCGCACCTTCTCGCGCGTGCCGACGATCGCCGAGGCGCGCGCCGCCGCGCTGGTCGAGCTCACGCCGGCGTTGCGCGCCGAACTGCTCGAGGAGACCCGCAACACCGGCCGCGGCCTGGTGTTCCCGGCCATCGATCCCAACGACCCCTCGTCGAACAACGTGGACTTCAGCGCCGCCGGCAACACCGACGGCTGGAGCGTGCCCTCCGGTGCCTATGCGCCGATCTCGCTGGGCATCTTCGGCCGCTCGCCAGGCGGCACCGCGCGCTACAGCGAGAGCGTGACGCTGCGCTCCAACCTGCGCAAGGTCATCGCCTACTGCCAGCCCTCGGGCGCCCAGGACACCCACTGCGCGCCGGGCACCGGCAGCAACCGCCAGTACGCGCAGGGCACGTCGATCAGCAACTTCGTGTTCACCGCGCGCACGCCGCGGCTGGTCGACCAGCGCCGCAGCTTCGAGCTCTGGACCGTGACCCAGCCCTGA
- a CDS encoding type 1 glutamine amidotransferase encodes MPTITTSSLDGMTVAILVSDGFEQVEMTEPRKALEAAGAKTQVVSPLDGSVRGWNHHDPADTFEVDVPLKTANPDDFDALLLPGGVVNPDALRIDEKAVAFVRAFVDAGKPIAAICHGPWTLIDAGGVKDRRMTSWPSLRADLRNAGAKWSDREVVVDHELVTSRKPDDLPAFNREMVRLFELANEAALQHH; translated from the coding sequence ATGCCCACCATCACCACCTCTTCACTGGACGGAATGACGGTCGCGATCCTCGTCTCGGACGGCTTCGAGCAGGTCGAGATGACCGAGCCGCGCAAGGCGCTGGAGGCCGCGGGCGCGAAGACGCAGGTCGTCTCGCCGCTCGACGGCAGCGTGCGCGGCTGGAACCATCACGACCCGGCCGACACCTTCGAGGTCGACGTGCCGCTGAAGACCGCGAACCCCGACGACTTCGATGCGCTGCTGTTGCCCGGCGGCGTCGTCAATCCCGATGCGCTGCGCATCGACGAGAAGGCGGTCGCGTTCGTGCGCGCCTTCGTCGACGCGGGCAAGCCGATCGCGGCGATCTGCCACGGGCCCTGGACCCTGATCGATGCCGGCGGCGTGAAGGACCGGCGCATGACTTCGTGGCCCTCGCTGCGTGCCGACCTGCGCAACGCGGGCGCGAAGTGGAGCGACCGGGAGGTCGTGGTCGACCACGAGCTCGTGACCAGCCGCAAGCCCGACGACCTGCCGGCCTTCAATCGCGAAATGGTGCGGTTGTTCGAGCTGGCGAATGAGGCGGCGCTGCAGCACCACTGA
- a CDS encoding NAD-dependent succinate-semialdehyde dehydrogenase, translating into MPALRLKDPTLLRQQAYVAGAWIDADDGTTVAVTNPASGETIGTVPMCGTAETERAIAAAEKAQKGWARLPAKERSAILRKLNDLMLANVDDLALIMTTEQGKPLAESRGEIAYAASFIEWFAEEARRVYGDTIPAPQADRRILALKQPVGVTAAITPWNFPAAMLTRKAGPALAAGCAMVVKPATQTPYSALAFAELAERAGVPKGLLSVLTGSASKIGGEMTRSPIVRKLTFTGSTEVGRTLMKQSADTIKKLSLELGGNAPFIVFDDADIDAAVEGAMVSKYRNTGQTCVCANRLYVQRGVLEAFTQKLVAKVQALKVGDGTEAGVNQGPLIDAKAVEKIEEHVADAVAKGGQVLAGGKRHALGGLFYEPTVIGGATADMLFAREETFGPLAPIFAFDTEEEAVAAANDTEFGLAAYFYSRDIGRIMRVAESLESGIVGVNTGLVSTAEAPFGGVKQSGLGREGSKYGLDDFLEVKYVCLAGLDK; encoded by the coding sequence ATGCCCGCCCTTCGACTCAAAGACCCGACCCTGCTGCGCCAGCAGGCCTATGTTGCCGGCGCCTGGATCGATGCCGACGACGGCACCACCGTCGCCGTGACCAACCCCGCCAGCGGCGAGACCATCGGCACCGTGCCGATGTGCGGTACGGCCGAGACCGAGCGCGCCATCGCGGCCGCCGAGAAGGCCCAGAAGGGCTGGGCCCGGCTGCCCGCCAAGGAGCGCTCGGCGATCCTGCGCAAGCTCAACGACCTGATGCTGGCCAATGTCGACGACCTCGCGCTGATCATGACCACCGAGCAGGGCAAGCCGCTGGCCGAGAGCCGCGGCGAGATCGCCTACGCCGCCTCGTTCATCGAGTGGTTCGCCGAGGAGGCGCGCCGCGTCTACGGCGACACCATTCCCGCGCCGCAGGCCGACCGCCGCATCCTCGCGCTCAAGCAGCCCGTGGGCGTGACGGCCGCGATCACGCCCTGGAACTTCCCGGCCGCCATGCTCACGCGCAAGGCCGGTCCCGCGCTGGCCGCGGGTTGCGCGATGGTGGTCAAGCCCGCCACGCAGACGCCGTACTCGGCGCTGGCCTTCGCCGAACTGGCCGAGCGCGCGGGCGTGCCCAAGGGCCTGCTGTCGGTGCTCACCGGCTCGGCCAGCAAGATCGGCGGCGAGATGACGCGCAGCCCGATCGTGCGCAAGCTCACCTTCACCGGCTCCACCGAGGTCGGCCGCACGCTGATGAAGCAGTCGGCCGACACCATCAAGAAGCTCTCGCTCGAGCTCGGCGGCAACGCGCCCTTCATCGTGTTCGACGATGCCGACATCGACGCGGCCGTCGAGGGCGCGATGGTCTCGAAGTACCGCAACACCGGCCAGACCTGCGTCTGCGCCAACCGCCTCTACGTGCAGCGCGGCGTGCTCGAGGCCTTCACCCAGAAGCTGGTGGCCAAGGTCCAGGCGCTCAAGGTCGGCGACGGCACCGAGGCCGGCGTCAATCAGGGCCCGCTGATCGATGCCAAGGCGGTCGAGAAGATCGAGGAGCACGTGGCCGACGCCGTGGCCAAGGGCGGCCAGGTGCTGGCCGGCGGCAAGCGCCATGCGCTCGGCGGCCTGTTCTACGAACCCACCGTGATCGGCGGCGCCACCGCCGACATGCTGTTCGCGCGCGAGGAGACCTTCGGCCCGCTGGCGCCGATCTTCGCCTTCGACACCGAGGAGGAGGCCGTCGCCGCGGCCAACGACACCGAGTTCGGCCTCGCCGCGTACTTCTACAGTCGCGACATCGGCCGCATCATGCGCGTGGCCGAGTCGCTGGAGTCGGGCATCGTCGGCGTCAACACCGGCCTGGTGTCGACCGCCGAGGCGCCGTTCGGCGGCGTCAAGCAGTCGGGACTCGGGCGCGAGGGTTCGAAGTACGGGCTCGACGACTTCCTCGAGGTCAAGTACGTCTGTCTCGCCGGTCTCGACAAGTAA
- a CDS encoding citrate synthase/methylcitrate synthase, translated as MNDDGLEGVVAAHTVLSEVDGAAGRLVIRGHTLDEIARRWQFEDVAAALFEGFFERAPDAASLRIALGCARREAFERLQPGDEAQLRRLPAIEAVRALLARLPDGDDLATALRLLAGPAVYTGAVMRWRLGVPALAPDEGLGHAADMLRMLHGRAPTAAQAAALDTYLVTVCDHGLNASTFAARVVASTGAGLASAVLAGISALKGPLHGGAPGPVLDALDAIGSADRARAWLEAAVAEGQRLMGFGHRIYRVRDPRADALKGALKRLSAEGGGDAARFALAEAAEQAALAILREKKPDRPLETNVEFYTALLLEALGFGRESFTCVFAAGRTAGWLAHAREQVQKGRLIRPQSVYVGPEPAAREPALAH; from the coding sequence ATGAACGACGATGGACTCGAAGGCGTGGTGGCGGCGCACACCGTGCTGTCGGAGGTGGATGGCGCGGCGGGCCGGCTGGTGATCCGCGGCCACACGCTCGACGAGATCGCGCGGCGCTGGCAGTTCGAGGACGTGGCGGCCGCGCTGTTCGAGGGCTTCTTCGAACGCGCGCCCGATGCCGCGAGCCTGCGCATCGCGCTGGGGTGCGCGCGGCGCGAGGCCTTCGAACGGCTGCAGCCCGGCGACGAGGCGCAGCTGCGCCGGCTGCCGGCGATCGAGGCGGTGCGCGCGCTGCTCGCGCGGTTGCCCGACGGCGACGACCTCGCGACCGCGCTGCGCCTGCTGGCGGGCCCGGCGGTCTACACCGGCGCCGTGATGCGCTGGCGGCTCGGCGTGCCGGCGCTCGCGCCCGACGAAGGCCTGGGCCACGCGGCCGACATGCTGCGCATGCTGCATGGCCGCGCGCCCACGGCCGCGCAGGCGGCGGCGCTCGACACCTACCTCGTCACCGTCTGCGACCACGGCCTCAATGCCTCGACCTTCGCGGCGCGCGTGGTGGCCTCCACGGGCGCGGGCCTGGCCTCGGCGGTGCTCGCGGGCATCAGCGCGCTCAAGGGGCCGCTGCATGGCGGCGCGCCCGGGCCGGTGCTCGATGCGCTCGACGCCATCGGCAGCGCGGATCGCGCGCGGGCCTGGCTCGAGGCGGCCGTGGCCGAGGGCCAGCGCCTGATGGGCTTCGGCCATCGCATCTACCGCGTGCGCGATCCGCGCGCCGATGCGCTCAAGGGCGCGCTGAAGCGGCTCAGCGCCGAGGGCGGGGGCGATGCCGCGCGCTTCGCGCTGGCGGAGGCCGCGGAGCAGGCCGCGCTCGCGATCCTGCGCGAGAAGAAGCCCGACCGGCCGCTCGAGACCAACGTCGAGTTCTACACGGCGCTGCTGCTCGAGGCACTGGGCTTCGGCCGCGAGAGCTTCACCTGCGTGTTCGCGGCCGGTCGCACCGCGGGCTGGCTCGCGCATGCGCGCGAGCAGGTGCAGAAGGGGCGGCTGATCCGGCCGCAGTCGGTCTACGTGGGCCCCGAACCCGCCGCGCGGGAGCCCGCACTCGCGCACTGA
- a CDS encoding helix-turn-helix transcriptional regulator — translation MSTPGLQNFSDLLLRLYRHAHELPIDEFQDAALRLIKPVLPFDSCMWGTASRGTAGIDIHTLHLHNQSMEMIESYERVKHLDTAAAEVARRPRTTLAFNADMWFSSRHQGALREHGRRHEQANFFITSDVNAATGLVHWITLFRADAEAHGTPEETQLLSALAPHAMQALSLNRIVHLDRLDAPLGSAPGGSAIGDLHGVLYHADSAFEELLRREWPGWHGRTLPGAMLEAFLHGSPRYLGRAIVASHHVEQRLLFLKGRARCRADDLTPREHTIAQLLARGNTHKEIAAMLHRAPATVRNHIQSIYEKLEVGNVAGLIQELGRAGG, via the coding sequence ATGAGTACTCCCGGGTTACAGAACTTCAGCGACCTGTTGTTGCGGCTCTACCGCCACGCGCACGAACTCCCGATCGACGAGTTCCAGGACGCCGCGCTGCGTCTCATCAAGCCGGTGCTGCCCTTCGACTCCTGCATGTGGGGCACGGCCTCGCGCGGCACGGCCGGCATCGACATCCACACGCTGCACCTGCACAACCAGTCGATGGAGATGATCGAGAGCTACGAGCGCGTGAAGCACCTCGACACCGCGGCCGCCGAGGTGGCGCGCCGTCCGCGCACCACGCTGGCCTTCAACGCCGACATGTGGTTCTCGTCCAGGCACCAGGGCGCGCTGCGCGAGCACGGCCGGCGCCACGAGCAGGCCAACTTCTTCATCACCTCGGACGTGAATGCCGCAACCGGGCTGGTGCACTGGATCACGCTGTTCCGCGCCGATGCCGAGGCCCATGGCACGCCCGAGGAGACGCAGCTGCTGTCGGCACTGGCGCCGCATGCGATGCAGGCGCTGTCGCTCAACCGCATCGTGCACCTCGACCGCCTCGACGCCCCGCTGGGCAGCGCGCCCGGCGGCTCGGCCATCGGCGACCTGCACGGCGTGCTCTATCACGCCGACAGCGCCTTCGAGGAACTGCTGCGCCGCGAATGGCCGGGCTGGCACGGCCGCACGCTGCCCGGCGCGATGCTCGAGGCCTTCCTGCACGGCAGCCCGCGCTACCTGGGCCGCGCCATCGTCGCGAGCCACCACGTCGAGCAGCGGCTGCTGTTCCTCAAGGGCCGCGCGCGTTGCCGCGCCGACGACCTGACGCCGCGCGAGCACACCATCGCGCAGCTGCTGGCGCGCGGCAACACGCACAAGGAGATCGCGGCCATGCTGCACCGCGCGCCGGCCACGGTGCGCAACCACATCCAGTCGATCTACGAGAAGCTCGAGGTCGGGAACGTGGCGGGGTTGATCCAGGAGCTGGGACGCGCGGGAGGGTGA